A genomic stretch from Ovis canadensis isolate MfBH-ARS-UI-01 breed Bighorn chromosome 5, ARS-UI_OviCan_v2, whole genome shotgun sequence includes:
- the NIPAL4 gene encoding magnesium transporter NIPA4 isoform X1, which translates to MQEYWVAISFFQGIFPTQESNLCLLHLLHWWMDPLPLHHLGSPGSLISLYCSSQKVLCQIISDLQPEVPSNVTSNSWQERFRKNYSFYVGLGLAILSSFLVGSSVILKKKGLQRLVASGATRAVDGGYGYLKDSMWWAGFLTMAAGEVANFGAYAFAPATVVTPLGALSILISAVFSSYFLRESLNLLGKLGCVICVAGSTVMVIHAPEEEKITTIMEMAAKMKDTGYIVFAVFLLVSCLILIFIVAPRYGQRNILVYIVICSVIGAFSVPASKGLGMTIRNFFQGLPVVRHPLPYILSLMLALSISTQVNFLNRALDIFNTSLVFPIYYVFFTTMVMTSSIILFKEWYRMSAVDIVGTLSGFVTIILGVFMLHAFKDLDISQSSLPHMHKNPPATPAPEPSVIRLGDKNVLVDNMELSSTPSPEEKPKVFIAHS; encoded by the exons GTTCCCTGATCAGCCTGTACTGCTCCTCCCAAAAAGTCCTGTGCCAGATCATCAGTGACCTCCAGCCTGAGGTGCCCAGTAACGTCACCTCCAACAGCTGGCAGGAGAGGTTCAGGAAGAACTACAGCTTCTACGTCGGTCTGGGGCTGGCCATCCTGTCCAGCTTCCTGGTTGGCAGCAGCGTCATCCTCAAGAAGAAGGGCCTACAGCGACTGGTGGCCTCAGGCGCCACGCGGGCTG TGGATGGAGGCTATGGCTACCTGAAGGACTCAATGTGGTGGGCTGGATTTCTCACGA TGGCTGCTGGGGAAGTTGCCAACTTCGGGGCCTACGCATTCGCTCCTGCCACAGTCGTCACCCCTCTGGGAGCGCTGAGTATCCTCATAAG TGCCGTCTTTTCCTCGTATTTCCTGAGGGAGAGTCTGAACCTCCTGGGGAAGCTGGGCTGCGTGATCTGCGTGGCTGGCAGCACAGTGATGGTGATACACGCCCCCGAGGAAGAGAAGATCACCACCATCATGGAGATGGCTGCCAAGATGAAAGACACAG GGTACATCGTGTTCGCTGTGTTTCTGCTGGTGTCCTGCCTCATCCTCATCTTCATCGTTGCCCCACGTTATGGACAAAGGAACATCCTCGTCTACATCGTCATCTGCTCTGTGATCGGGGCCTTCTCCGTGCCCGCCAGCAAGGGTCTGGGCATGACCATCAGGAACTTCTTCCAGGGGCTGCCAGTGGTGCGGCACCCTCTCCCCTACATCCTGTCCCTCATGCTGGCGCTTTCCATCAGCACTCAGGTCAACTTCCTCAACAGGGCGCTGGACATCTTCAACACCTCCCTGGTGTTCCCCATCTACTATGTGTTCTTCACCACGATGGTGATGACCTCCTCCATCATCCTCTTCAAGGAGTGGTACAGGATGTCGGCCGTGGACATAGTGGGCACCCTCTCCGGCTTTGTCACCATCATCCTGGGTGTATTCATGCTTCATGCTTTCAAAGACCTGGACATCAGCCAGAGCAGCCTGCCCCACATGCAcaaaaacccacctgccactcCTGCCCCAGAGCCCAGTGTCATTAGACTTGGAGACAAGAATGTCCTGGTGGACAACATGGAACTCTCCAGCACCCCATCACCAGAAGAGAAGCCCAAAGTGTTTATAGCCCATTCGTAA
- the NIPAL4 gene encoding magnesium transporter NIPA4 isoform X2, which produces MELPASNSSCENGSLISLYCSSQKVLCQIISDLQPEVPSNVTSNSWQERFRKNYSFYVGLGLAILSSFLVGSSVILKKKGLQRLVASGATRAVDGGYGYLKDSMWWAGFLTMAAGEVANFGAYAFAPATVVTPLGALSILISAVFSSYFLRESLNLLGKLGCVICVAGSTVMVIHAPEEEKITTIMEMAAKMKDTGYIVFAVFLLVSCLILIFIVAPRYGQRNILVYIVICSVIGAFSVPASKGLGMTIRNFFQGLPVVRHPLPYILSLMLALSISTQVNFLNRALDIFNTSLVFPIYYVFFTTMVMTSSIILFKEWYRMSAVDIVGTLSGFVTIILGVFMLHAFKDLDISQSSLPHMHKNPPATPAPEPSVIRLGDKNVLVDNMELSSTPSPEEKPKVFIAHS; this is translated from the exons GTTCCCTGATCAGCCTGTACTGCTCCTCCCAAAAAGTCCTGTGCCAGATCATCAGTGACCTCCAGCCTGAGGTGCCCAGTAACGTCACCTCCAACAGCTGGCAGGAGAGGTTCAGGAAGAACTACAGCTTCTACGTCGGTCTGGGGCTGGCCATCCTGTCCAGCTTCCTGGTTGGCAGCAGCGTCATCCTCAAGAAGAAGGGCCTACAGCGACTGGTGGCCTCAGGCGCCACGCGGGCTG TGGATGGAGGCTATGGCTACCTGAAGGACTCAATGTGGTGGGCTGGATTTCTCACGA TGGCTGCTGGGGAAGTTGCCAACTTCGGGGCCTACGCATTCGCTCCTGCCACAGTCGTCACCCCTCTGGGAGCGCTGAGTATCCTCATAAG TGCCGTCTTTTCCTCGTATTTCCTGAGGGAGAGTCTGAACCTCCTGGGGAAGCTGGGCTGCGTGATCTGCGTGGCTGGCAGCACAGTGATGGTGATACACGCCCCCGAGGAAGAGAAGATCACCACCATCATGGAGATGGCTGCCAAGATGAAAGACACAG GGTACATCGTGTTCGCTGTGTTTCTGCTGGTGTCCTGCCTCATCCTCATCTTCATCGTTGCCCCACGTTATGGACAAAGGAACATCCTCGTCTACATCGTCATCTGCTCTGTGATCGGGGCCTTCTCCGTGCCCGCCAGCAAGGGTCTGGGCATGACCATCAGGAACTTCTTCCAGGGGCTGCCAGTGGTGCGGCACCCTCTCCCCTACATCCTGTCCCTCATGCTGGCGCTTTCCATCAGCACTCAGGTCAACTTCCTCAACAGGGCGCTGGACATCTTCAACACCTCCCTGGTGTTCCCCATCTACTATGTGTTCTTCACCACGATGGTGATGACCTCCTCCATCATCCTCTTCAAGGAGTGGTACAGGATGTCGGCCGTGGACATAGTGGGCACCCTCTCCGGCTTTGTCACCATCATCCTGGGTGTATTCATGCTTCATGCTTTCAAAGACCTGGACATCAGCCAGAGCAGCCTGCCCCACATGCAcaaaaacccacctgccactcCTGCCCCAGAGCCCAGTGTCATTAGACTTGGAGACAAGAATGTCCTGGTGGACAACATGGAACTCTCCAGCACCCCATCACCAGAAGAGAAGCCCAAAGTGTTTATAGCCCATTCGTAA